In the Quercus lobata isolate SW786 chromosome 5, ValleyOak3.0 Primary Assembly, whole genome shotgun sequence genome, one interval contains:
- the LOC115991027 gene encoding uncharacterized protein LOC115991027 — protein sequence METKIGGDRAKEISSRLPFDEAFHTDTIGYAGGLWMLWNSDRVEVSILSSTEQEIHAVVKVLNSNLSWLFTAIYASPRTAERHILWENLNKVAELHNMPWVLAGDFNEPLLNEDKFGGRAVSVNRSLLFKECLDNCGMIDIGFSGPRFTWTNKREVQALIQERIDRFFVNASWCTLYPEARVVHLTRCHSDHCPVMLDMLPTNHMGRKRPFKFQTCWLTDPTFPRIVSHAWRQHNILEGAIETFSKEALVWNKVQFGNIFAKKKKIKARLNGIQKVVGVRPSTFLLELEKELLGELDTILR from the coding sequence ATGGAAACCAAAATTGGAGGTGATAGGGCTAAAGAGATTTCGAGTAGACTCCCTTTTGATGAGGCCTTTCATACTGACACTATCGGTTATGCTGGTGGGCTCTGGATGTTATGGAACTCAGATAGGGTGGAGGTCTCCATTTTATCCAGCACAGAGCAGGAAATTCATGCTGTTGTTAAGGTATTAAATTCCAACTTAAGCTGGTTATTTACTGCtatttatgctagtcctaggaCTGCTGAGAGACATATTCTTTGGGAAAATCTAAATAAAGTAGCTGAGCTGCATAATATGCCTTGGGTTTTAGCGGGAGATTTTAATGAACCTCTCTTAAATGAGGATAAATTTGGGGGGAGAGCGGTGAGTGTGAATAGGTCTCTTCTTTTTAAGGAATGCCTTGATAACTGTGGGATGATTGACATTGGGTTTTCTGGCCCTCGGTTCACTTGGACTAATAAAAGAGAAGTTCAAGCACTCATCCAAGAAAGAATTGATAGATTCTTTGTCAATGCCAGCTGGTGTACTTTGTATCCTGAAGCTAGGGTTGTTCACCTCACAAGATGTCACTCCGATCACTGTCCTGTTATGCTGGATATGTTGCCTACTAATCACATGGGTAGGAAGAGGCCTTTTAAGTTTCAAACATGCTGGTTGACTGATCCTACCTTTCCTAGGATTGTATCCCATGCGTGGAGACAACATAACATTCTTGAGGGGGCTATAGAAACTTTCTCGAAGGAAGCGTTGGTTTGGAATAAGGTGCAGTTTGGGAATATCTTTgcgaagaaaaagaaaatcaaggcTAGACTTAACGGCATTCAAAAGGTTGTTGGAGTTAGACCATCTACCTTTCTTCTTGAGCTTGAGAAGGAGCTTCTTGGAGAGTTAGATACTATCTTAAGGTAG